The following is a genomic window from Bacteroidia bacterium.
TCTACTTTCCCAATGGCGGACGCGGCGAGGAACGGCTGCGCTTCAAACTCGATTTCTACGAGGAGATTCTCACGCATTTCGAGGCCGAACGCGCCGCCGGACACCCGCTGATCATTTGCGGCGATGTGAACACCGCGCACAAGGAAATCGATCTGAAGAATCCGAAGCAGAACGAAAAAACCTCCGGCTTCATGCCCATTGAACGCGCCTGGCTCGACAAGATCACCGCGCTGGGCTATGTCGATACTTTTCGGCATTTCTATCCCGACGCCGAGGATCAGTATTCCTGGTGGGACATGCGGACCGGGGCGCGCGCGCGAAACGCGGGCTGGCGGATTGACTATTTTATCGTCACCCCCGACGTACTTCCGCGTTGCCGTGACGCCTCGATACAAATGGACGTCCAGGGCGCCGATCACGCGCCCGTGGTGCTGGAACTGAAATAGAATCGGAAAAAGGCGGTCAGAATGGCCGCCTTTCTTTATTTACCACGTAGAAATGTTAAACGTGAAACGTTAAACGAGTCGGTTTCAACACCGTATTCGCAGAAAAGACGGAACACGCAGAATCGTGATTCGTACGTCGTGAGATTTGCGATCTCTTCACACTACAGATCATCGTTTAACGTTTAACGTTTCACGTTTAACGGATTACGATCTCTTCACTTTTCACAACATCGTTTAACGTTTCACGTTTAACCTCCTTCGTCCCTCGTCCGCCGCTTCCTCCGTATCGTTCACTTCGCTACCTTTAGTCTTTGTCGGAATCATCACATCTCGCAAGCATTATGGAACGCCTTTTTCTCATCGACGGAATGGCCATCGCATACAGAGCGTACTTCGCCTTCATCAACCGGCCACTGATAAATTCAAAAGGATTGAACACCAGTGCCCTGTTCGGCTTCGTCAGCACACTGGATAAAATTCTCTCGGACGAAAAACCGGATCACATCGCGGTGGTGTTCGACACCAAACATCCGACCTTCCGGCATGAACGCTATACCGAGTACAAGGCGACACGCGAAAAAATGCCCGAGGACATGGTGGAGCAGCTCCCCTGGCTCAAACGCATCGTCGAGGCCTATAACATCCCCTGTCTGGAACTCCCCGGCTGGGAAGCGGACGACGTGATCGGCACTCTGGCCCGGCGCGGTGAACAGGAAGGTCTCGAATGCTTTCTCGTGACGCCGGATAAGGACTATATGCAACTCGTCACGGAGCAGGTGAAGTTGTTCCGGCCCGGCAAGACCGCGGATTCCTACGAGATCATCGACATCGAAGGTGTGCGGGATAAATTCGGCGTCCGCCCGGATCAGGTGATCGACGTGCTGGGACTGATGGGCGACGCCTCCGACAACATCCCCGGTGTTAAGGGTGTCGGAGAAAAAACCGCCATCCCCCTCGTGCAGGAATACGGATCCATTCCTGCGATCTATGACAAGCTCGACAGCATCCCCAAGGCAGGCCTCCGCCAAAAACTCGAGGATAACAAGGACATGGCCATGCTCTCCCGCGAGCTTGTCACCATCGATGTGCATGCACCCGTCGAAATCGATCCGCACGAGCTGCGCGCATCGCCGAAGAATATAGCGCTCCTGCGCGAATTGTTCTCCGAACTCGAACTGAAACGTCACCTGCAAAATCTGATGGAAGACGCAAGCGCCCCAGAAGGTGAATCGTCCGCCGCGGGAGCCGGCATCCGGACAATAGCATCCGTTGAGCATGATTACATCGTCATCAATGACGATCTGGCGCTTGCGGCGATGGTCGCGGAAATTGCCGGGCACGCCGAGTTCTGCTTCGATACGGAGACCAGCGGACTCGATCCCCTGCAATCCGAGCTCGTCGGACTGTCTTTCGCCGTTCGACCGCAGCATGCATGGTATGTTCCTGCAAATGGCGCACTGCCGATCGATCGCATTCTCGACGCCGTGCGACCTTTGTTCGACGGCTCCCGCACGCTCATCGGACAGAACGTGAAGTTCGATCTGCTCGTCCTCGCGGCCGCCGGTATGGAAATCGCCGCCCCGCTGTTCGACACCATGTTGGCATCCTATGTCATCCGCCCCGACGGCGAGCACGGCATGGACGCTCTCGCGTTCCGCTACCTCGAGTACCAACCGGTCTCAATCGAAACATTGATCGGCAAGGGGAAAGGACAGCTCTCCATGGCCGACGTAGCACTCGACGACATCGCGGAATATGCGGCGGAAGACGCCGACGTCACACTGCAGCTCGCCCACGCTCTGCGGCGCGACGTCGAAAGTACCGGACAGCAGGCATTGCTCAGCGACATCGAGTTCCCCCTCGTGCATGTGCTCGCCGATATGGAATTCCGCGGTGTGCGCATAGACATCGACGCGCTTGGCGAAATTTCCGCTGAAATGGAAAAACAGATCGATCAGACGTGCGGCGATATCTATTACCAGGCGGGAGAAATCTTCAACATCGGTTCGACGAAGCAGCTCGGCCAGATTCTGTTTGAAAAACTGAAGCTGCCTTCGGGAAAAAAAACCAAAACCGGGTATTCCACCGACGTATCGGTACTCGAATCCCTGCTCGGCCTCCACCCCATCGTGGAACAAATCCTCGGCTATCGGCAGCTCACCAAGCTGAAAAGCACGTATGTGGACGCCCTGCCCCGCATGGTCAATCCGCGCACGGGACGGGTGCATACGTCTTACAATCAGGCCGTTGCCGCAACGGGACGCCTCAGCTCCACCGATCCCAATCTGCAGAACATCCCCATACGCACCGAACGCGGACGGGAGATTCGCCGGGCTTTCGTGCCGGCCGACGACGCGTTTGTCCTCTTGTCGGCGGACTATTCTCAGATAGAACTGCGTCTCGCCGCAGAGATGTCCGGCGACGCCGGCCTTATGGAGGCCTTCGCAAGCGGCGAGGACATTCACAGCAGTACGGCGATGAAGCTCTTCGATGTGCCTGCCGGAGAACTGACCGCCGAGATGCGGCGCCGCGCCAAGACGGTGAACTTCGGCATTCTCTACGGCATCAGCGCCTTCGGCCTCGCACAGCGCCTCGGCATCTCCAACGCGGATGCAAAGGATCTGATTGACCGCTACTTCGACCGCTATCCCGGCATCAACGACTACATGGCGCGCACCATCGCCTTCGCCAAAAAACACGGCTATGTCGAGACGCTGCGCGGTCGCCGCCGCTACATCCCCGACATCTCCAGCAGCAACCGCAACGTGCGCATGTTCGCCGAGCGCACCGCCATCAACGCCCCCATTCAGGGCAGCGCGGCGGACATGATCAAACTGGCCATGATTGATTTGCACCGCGAACTCCGCCGCCGCAAATCCGTCTCGGCCATGATCATGCAGGTCCATGACGAACTGGTTCTGGAAGTGCCTCACGCCGAGTTGGACGAAGTGCGTGAACTCACACTGAACATCATGAAATCCGCCATGCAGCTTCAGGTCCCCATCGAGGTCGACGCCGGCTGGGGAGCGAACTGGCTGGAAGCTCATTGACGCGGCCGTTCCGCAGCTGACGACGACGATCGCCCCGCAGAATGTACTGTACGGAGAATGCGGCAGATCTTCATTCTGCGTCGGCCATCGGCCATCACACAATCCGTAACGCACAGCGGGCCCCCATCAAGGGGCCCGCTGCGGTTATCTGATCTGTCGTGCGTTTACCGTGTGATGATCAACGGCCGTGTGACAAAGCCGCCGGCGGAAGAGAGCCGGACAATATACGTACCCGCCGCGAGTGCGGATACATCGAAGCGCGCGGCATGCAGCCCGGAAGACTGATGCCCCTGCCACACCGTGCTCACCCGCTCACCAAGCTGATTGTACAGCTCGAGGCGAATGTCCATCGGCGCCGCCATCGCGTAATTGACCGTGACGGAATGCATGGCAGGATTCGGGAAGCTGTGCAGCAACTCGAAATCCGATGGGAACGACGAGGCCCCGCCGCCGCGCACGGAAAGCACCGTCGTCGTGATGCTCACCGTGTCGGTCGCAAGCGCGTTGCCCTCTTCGTCATAGGTGGTCCACCGCACCACGGGAATACCGGACGCTGCGGAGTCGCGTGCGACGACGAGGTTGAAGTACTCGCTCGTACGGCCGGTCGCTATCGGCGTGTCGAAGGTGAACAGTACTTCCGTGGCGCCCTGCTCGTACCCTTCAAGCATTTCATATCCGCCGCGAAGCGTCGCGCCGTCCCAGTGCTTGCCCGAACCCGCGATGATCACATCGGTAGGCGCTTCCACATTGATGGACAGCCATTTCACGGGCGAACCGCTTCCGGGATTCTGCATGCGCAGACGGTTGGCGTACACACGATCCTTGATCGGATCGCTGATCACCACACCCGTCCCGATACCCAACTGCGCTTTCCATGGCCCGTAGGTGTAGATACAACTGTCGCCGTCCGCATGATGCACGACGATCTGCACATTGCCGGTCCAGTTGCAGGAGTAATTGATGGCGAGATTGAAGCTTACCGCCGCGTTCGCACTGATGAAACCGGTGGCCGGAATCCGCGTGTACGGGCCTGCCCAGGGAGTGGCGGTGTAATCCACCTGTAGTCCGCCGCCGATGAACGTACATGGCGTCGGCACGGGTGTGATGGTGACATGCGTGATGGGTGACGCGGGCACCTTGTTGTTCGTTATCGTGAACGACCTGCCCGACAGACTCAACGGGCTGGAGATGAAGGGCTTGACCTTCAGATCGTCACAGCGCTGCAAGGGGGTGCGGTCGCAGGTGTACTGGAAGCGCACAACGCAGGAATCCTTGTCATGATGTATGACCAGCGTCACCGACACGGTGTTGGATGGCGTATTCGGCACGGCCTGGAACATGAAATTGATGTTCGAATTGCAGGCCGGACTGTACAGGAGAATGCCGGAGGTGCTGCCCACCGCTGGAGGCGACACCGGCATACACGGCATGGTCGTGAAGCTGTTGAGCGTACCGCCCGTGATGTAGTAGGAGATGGACGTGATGGGCGTGCTCGACGCGTTGACAATGGTCGCCTTATAATCGCAGCACAGCGTGTCCAGTTCCGCCTTGACAAGGGAATCGCAGGGCAGATCCGAACAGGGCGTGATGTCGAAGCAGATGCTGTCGCAAAGGATGCGCTTTACGGGTTGCGGACCCTGGAAATAGCCGTAGCGGATGCAGACAAGCGCGTCCGTCGGCGGCGTGTCGGTAAACGTCACTGTCTGCGTACTGCTGCCGACCGGAATGTTGAGCGTCGCCGGAGCCACAGCGCCTTGGAAGGACTCGAACCAGACGGTTGCCGTGCTCGACGCGCTGTTCGTGAAGGTGATATCCACCGAGTAGGTACAATTACCGCTGGAGTTCGTGCCGGTGCTTGACACCTGCTTCACCTGCGCCCGCAGCGAGTCGCAGGGATCGCCTGTATCGTCGCAAGGCGGCAAATCAAAGCACACGCTGTCGCAGACCACACGCACAGGAGGCTGCTGGCCCAGGGTGATACCGTATCGTATGCACGCCAGTACGTCCGTTGGGGGAATATCCGTGAAAGTGAAAGTCTGCGTACTGACTCCGACAGGGAGGTTGGCGCCGGCAGGCACCACGGAGCCCTGGAAGGAATCGAACCAAACCGCTATCGGTCCGGAGGACGTATTGGTGAAATCGATGTCCACGCTGTAGGTGCAATTGCCAACGGCATCCACGCCTGTCGCGTTGATGGACTTGAACTGTGCCCGCAGCGAGTCGCAGGGATCACCCGACGCACAGGGAGGCAGGTCGAGACACAAACTGTCGCACAGTTGCGGCGCACCCGTGGGATCGAGCACACCGTAGCGAATGCACACGAAAATATCCGTCGGAGGCGTGTCGGTAAAGGAGAGCGTGTCCACCGTCGTGCCGGTCGGGATGAGCAACGGCGAGGGATTCACCACACCGGAGAACGACTCGAAATAGCCCATGGTCGGAGCGCCGGTGTTCGTGAACGTCACGATAACGTCGTACGTGCAGTTCCCGGCCGAATCAACACCGGTATTGAGCACGCCGTTCAGCACCGCTTTGAAGCAGCCCTCCTTCGACGTGGTGTCCTTGACCACGGTCACGCAGGCGGTTCCGGACTCGAGATTGCCGATCACCTGATCGCTGATCACCGTGCTGTTGATGAGATGCCGCACCGCGCCGTTTGCGGCGAAGGTGTTGCACGATGTTGTCTGGTCCTGCGCGCTTGCGGGCACCGTGGCCGTGAACAGCGAGGTCGCGGAATTCCCCGCTGGTATCGGCGCGGAACCGAAATACCAGCCGAGATTTCTGTCCGCTGCGAGAATTCCCGGCGCCCAGCTGCCCGTAGTGCCGCAGCCGCTGGTAAACATCGCCGCGGGCGCTCCGGCCGGTGCGAATATGTTGACGTTCGCGAAGCCCGCTGTCGCATTCCGATAGCCCGTCGCAAGCGGCGAGGTGGATATCGGTGATGCAAAGCCGATATCGAACGCGCTTCCCCGCGGACTGCACGGACCGAGTATCAGATTGTCGTTGGGTGCATTGTCGCGCGGCAACAGATCGGCGAAGGTGACATGCCGCAAACCGACGCTGCCCGGCGCTACAGTGAGACGCAGACGGTAGTTGACGTTCGATCCGGCAAGTGTATTCACCGTCGACGCCCAGCTTGTGGTATCCTTGGCGACGGCCTTCTCGAGCAGGAAGCCGGTCGTGCCGACCACAGTGACGAGATCGGTATTCGACGTTGTCGTGCCGGTGAGATTGCCGCCGGAAATCGTGAAGTTGTTCGGGATGTTGCCCAGAGCCGACGTGTCCGCCACCTTCACATCGAATTCGATGAAATAGTACGGGACGCCGAACGCTCCGTACATGCCGCAGGCGCCATAGAAAATGTTCTGGCAGGTCGCGGCGATACTCGGAAGCGTAAAGGTCAACGTGTTGCCTGCCTGCGCCACGGAGACTCCAGTCCAATTCGAAGTCGGTGTGCAGGGGGTGTTCCAGGCGGTTCCAGTATAGTAAG
Proteins encoded in this region:
- a CDS encoding T9SS type A sorting domain-containing protein; translation: MKRSIQSVLFWCLVFVLAGTAGASAQSFMAQAQSNGFTLKKVVSDTAIATGQNFSYTVYFSIPAGATNVTITDVLPSSVTFQSFSVTSACGTPTVVTPPVGSSGTVSLSWASVPSGCSGSFVVTVQFPNGVTCPGTTARNNVCLTAMLSGVPVDFCTGFVSTTALASNPWNIGKWVVGAGTQPGPCPYVTADSLITYQICVYKNVGLTGQLNMFNAVVYDTLPAGAYLVSSSCGATQVGNVITWNIGALSALPMYTMVCCTYTIAYPPATFPTGTQVTNKATLQGTLGSANNPCGPANHTSQQTCVEIKSVTSGTLAKYVYTNGQPGCTGKYMIWVCNNGSTTISSMTITDTIPAALTGISLGTVSTGLTAVLTGNVVTVTLSSPLPPTQCRYFEVNFTIPSTATVGSTITNCAHATIVGVPPLTACATFTVSAPAPTPCLWKEVCSKQPSYTPGSIFRYRLRVQNIGGLPITGATITDVLNPNLQYVGNPSYYTGTAWNTPCTPTSNWTGVSVAQAGNTLTFTLPSIAATCQNIFYGACGMYGAFGVPYYFIEFDVKVADTSALGNIPNNFTISGGNLTGTTTSNTDLVTVVGTTGFLLEKAVAKDTTSWASTVNTLAGSNVNYRLRLTVAPGSVGLRHVTFADLLPRDNAPNDNLILGPCSPRGSAFDIGFASPISTSPLATGYRNATAGFANVNIFAPAGAPAAMFTSGCGTTGSWAPGILAADRNLGWYFGSAPIPAGNSATSLFTATVPASAQDQTTSCNTFAANGAVRHLINSTVISDQVIGNLESGTACVTVVKDTTSKEGCFKAVLNGVLNTGVDSAGNCTYDVIVTFTNTGAPTMGYFESFSGVVNPSPLLIPTGTTVDTLSFTDTPPTDIFVCIRYGVLDPTGAPQLCDSLCLDLPPCASGDPCDSLRAQFKSINATGVDAVGNCTYSVDIDFTNTSSGPIAVWFDSFQGSVVPAGANLPVGVSTQTFTFTDIPPTDVLACIRYGITLGQQPPVRVVCDSVCFDLPPCDDTGDPCDSLRAQVKQVSSTGTNSSGNCTYSVDITFTNSASSTATVWFESFQGAVAPATLNIPVGSSTQTVTFTDTPPTDALVCIRYGYFQGPQPVKRILCDSICFDITPCSDLPCDSLVKAELDTLCCDYKATIVNASSTPITSISYYITGGTLNSFTTMPCMPVSPPAVGSTSGILLYSPACNSNINFMFQAVPNTPSNTVSVTLVIHHDKDSCVVRFQYTCDRTPLQRCDDLKVKPFISSPLSLSGRSFTITNNKVPASPITHVTITPVPTPCTFIGGGLQVDYTATPWAGPYTRIPATGFISANAAVSFNLAINYSCNWTGNVQIVVHHADGDSCIYTYGPWKAQLGIGTGVVISDPIKDRVYANRLRMQNPGSGSPVKWLSINVEAPTDVIIAGSGKHWDGATLRGGYEMLEGYEQGATEVLFTFDTPIATGRTSEYFNLVVARDSAASGIPVVRWTTYDEEGNALATDTVSITTTVLSVRGGGASSFPSDFELLHSFPNPAMHSVTVNYAMAAPMDIRLELYNQLGERVSTVWQGHQSSGLHAARFDVSALAAGTYIVRLSSAGGFVTRPLIITR
- a CDS encoding exodeoxyribonuclease III, producing the protein MKLVSWNVNGIRAVAKKNFFDYLESESPDILCVQETKAHEEQLDESLLTPPGYYTYWHSGEKRGYSGVATFTKKRPESVSRGTEIIPMDTEGRVLRTTYKDFFLYNIYFPNGGRGEERLRFKLDFYEEILTHFEAERAAGHPLIICGDVNTAHKEIDLKNPKQNEKTSGFMPIERAWLDKITALGYVDTFRHFYPDAEDQYSWWDMRTGARARNAGWRIDYFIVTPDVLPRCRDASIQMDVQGADHAPVVLELK
- the polA gene encoding DNA polymerase I, which encodes MERLFLIDGMAIAYRAYFAFINRPLINSKGLNTSALFGFVSTLDKILSDEKPDHIAVVFDTKHPTFRHERYTEYKATREKMPEDMVEQLPWLKRIVEAYNIPCLELPGWEADDVIGTLARRGEQEGLECFLVTPDKDYMQLVTEQVKLFRPGKTADSYEIIDIEGVRDKFGVRPDQVIDVLGLMGDASDNIPGVKGVGEKTAIPLVQEYGSIPAIYDKLDSIPKAGLRQKLEDNKDMAMLSRELVTIDVHAPVEIDPHELRASPKNIALLRELFSELELKRHLQNLMEDASAPEGESSAAGAGIRTIASVEHDYIVINDDLALAAMVAEIAGHAEFCFDTETSGLDPLQSELVGLSFAVRPQHAWYVPANGALPIDRILDAVRPLFDGSRTLIGQNVKFDLLVLAAAGMEIAAPLFDTMLASYVIRPDGEHGMDALAFRYLEYQPVSIETLIGKGKGQLSMADVALDDIAEYAAEDADVTLQLAHALRRDVESTGQQALLSDIEFPLVHVLADMEFRGVRIDIDALGEISAEMEKQIDQTCGDIYYQAGEIFNIGSTKQLGQILFEKLKLPSGKKTKTGYSTDVSVLESLLGLHPIVEQILGYRQLTKLKSTYVDALPRMVNPRTGRVHTSYNQAVAATGRLSSTDPNLQNIPIRTERGREIRRAFVPADDAFVLLSADYSQIELRLAAEMSGDAGLMEAFASGEDIHSSTAMKLFDVPAGELTAEMRRRAKTVNFGILYGISAFGLAQRLGISNADAKDLIDRYFDRYPGINDYMARTIAFAKKHGYVETLRGRRRYIPDISSSNRNVRMFAERTAINAPIQGSAADMIKLAMIDLHRELRRRKSVSAMIMQVHDELVLEVPHAELDEVRELTLNIMKSAMQLQVPIEVDAGWGANWLEAH